The following are from one region of the Strix uralensis isolate ZFMK-TIS-50842 chromosome 4, bStrUra1, whole genome shotgun sequence genome:
- the GOLGA5 gene encoding golgin subfamily A member 5 yields MSWLADLAGKAEDLLNRVDQGAASALSKKDIASSAVYDNKNLDSANEYSELHQHTGELKYQTSSKAAYISSAADNIKHQKATILAGTANVKPARRTSSEVASPVESVSTPRAASHFVRRKKSEPDDELLFDFLNSSEKEPNGRMDSKKEKSKAPVLQNHSRTSSISSVSTSTQSAKTTEDNSMRSQGNETPDSSDSGLGAQGGGVKDSSLSAVTNPSRSANDDLKSHELSNLRLENQLLRNEVQSLNQEMASLIQRSKETQEELNKSRERVEKWNVDHSKSDRMVRELRARVDDLTEAVGAKDSQLAVLKVRLQEADQLLSARTEALEALQSEKSRIIQDHSEGSSLQNQALQTLQERLRDADSALKREQESYKQMQNEFAARLSKMEAERQSLAEGITVAERKYLDEKRRADELQQQVKVTKNHLESAKQELTDYKQKATRILQSKEKLINSLKEGSGIEGLDSNTASTMELEELRHERDTQREEIQKLMGQIQQMRTELQDMETQQVSEAESVREQLQDLQEQIAAHKMAKQEAEAELERQKQELHYTEEELYRTKNTLQSRVKDREEEIQKLRNQLTNKALSSSSQTELENRLHQLTETLIQKQTMLESLSTEKNSLVYQLERLEQQLKAVQGTSANGPSINMAGIDGAEGARMRNVPVLFSDMDTNMAGMYGRVRKAASSIDQFSIRLGIFLRRYPIARVFVIIYMALLHLWVMIVLLTYTPEMHHDSPSGR; encoded by the exons ATGTCTTGGCTTGCTGATCTCGCTGGAAAGGCAGAGGATCTGCTCAACAGAGTTGATCAAGGAGCAGCATCAGCTCTGAGCAAAAAAGACATAGCAAGCAGTGCAGTTTATGATAATAAGAATTTGGACTCTGCCAATGAATATTCTGAATTGCACCAGCATACTGGAGAACTGAAATACCAGACGTCATCCAAAGCAGCCTACATCTCCTCAGCAGCTGATAATATTAAACATCAAAAGGCCACAATCCTAGCAGGAACAGCAAATGTTAAACCAGCACGTAGGACATCTTCGGAGGTTGCTTCTCCAGTAGAAAGTGTTTCCACACCCAGAGCTGCCTCACAttttgtgagaagaaaaaagtcGGAACCTGATGATGAGTTGCTATTTGATTTTCTCAACAGTTCAGAGAAAGAGCCTAATGGAAGGATGGACTCTAAAAAAGAGAAGAGCAAGGCACCTGTTCTTCAAAATCACTCTCGGACTTCAAGCATTAGTTCTGTGTCTACCAGTACACAGAGTGCAAAAACTACTGAAGATAATTCCATGAGGAGCCAAGGCAATG AAACTCCAGACAGTTCAGACTCTGGACTAGGAGCACAAGGAGGTGGTGTGAAGGATTCATCACTAAGTGCAGTAACTAATCCTAGCCGTTCAGCTAATGATGATCTCAAATCACATGAGCTATCCAATCTTCGCCTGGAGAATCAGCTGCTGCGGAATGAAGTTCAGTCTTTAAATCAGGAAATGGCTTCATTAATTCAGAGGTCCAAAGAAACACAAGAAG AATTGAACAAATCCCGGGAACGGGTCGAGAAGTGGAATGTTGACCATTCAAAGAGTGACAGGATGGTTAGGGAACTTCGAGCTCGAGTTGATGATCTGACAGAAGCTGTTGGTGCCAAGGATTCACAGCTAGCTGTGCTGAAAGTACGATTGCAAGAAGCTGATCAGCTCTTAAGTGCTCGGACAGAAGCTTTGGAAGCGTTGCAGAGTGAAAAATCCCG GATAATACAAGACCACAGTGAAGGGAGCAGTTTGCAAAATCAAGCCCTTCAAACTCTTCAGGAGAGGCTGCGTGATGCAGACTCCGCGCTCAAGCGAGAGCAAGAAAGTTACAAACAAATGCAG AATGAGTTTGCGGCTCGTCTAAGTAAAATGGAAGCAGAACGTCAGAGCTTGGCAGAAGGGATAACTGTAGCAGAAAGAAAGTACTTAGATGAAAAGAGGCGAGCTGATGAGCTTCAGCAGCAAGTCAAAGTAACTAAAAACCACCTAGAATCTGCAAAGCAGGAACTGACAGACTATAAACAGAAAGCTACTCGCATACTCCAA tctaaAGAAAAGTTGATAAACAGCTTAAAAGAAGGCTCTGGTATTGAAGGCCTGGACAGCAATACTGCAAGCACAATGGAACTAGAAGAGCTGAGACACGAGCGAGACACTCAgagagaagaaatacaaaaactaATGGGGCAAATACAACAGATGCGAACAGAGCTGCAG GATATGGAGACTCAGCAAGTAAGTGAAGCTGAGTCAGTGAGAGAGCAGCTTCAAGACCTGCAAGAGCAGATAGCAGCACATAAAATGGCCAAGCAAGAGGCAGAAGCTGAACTAGAACGGCAAAAACAG GAACTCCATTATACTGAAGAAGAATTGTATCGAACAAAGAATACTTTGCAAAGCAGAGTAaaagacagagaggaagaaattCAGAAGCTCAGAAATCAG cTCACAAACAAGGCTCTAAGTAGTAGCAGTCAGACAGAATTAGAAAATCGGCTTCATCAGCTGACAGAAACACTAATTCAGAAGCAAACCATGTTAGAGAGCCTGAGCACAGAGAAAAATTCACTTGTCTATCAGCTGGAACGACTTGAGCAACAGCTGAAGGCTGTCCAAGGCACTAGTGCTAATGGACCTTCCATTAATATGGCAGGCATTGATGGTGCTGAAG GTGCTCGTATGCGTAACGTTCCTGTCCTATTTAGTGACATGGATACTAACATGGCAGGAATGTATGGGAGAGTTCGCAAAGCTGCCAGTAGTATAGATCAGTTTAG CATTCGACTGGGAATCTTTCTAAGGCGCTATCCCATAGCAAGAGTCTTTGTAATCATTTACATG gcATTGCTTCATCTCTGGGTCATGATTGTTCTACTTACCTACACCCCAGAAATGCATCATGACAGTCCCAGTGGCAGATAG